In one Parageobacillus genomosp. 1 genomic region, the following are encoded:
- a CDS encoding YqzL family protein, which translates to MLEFTWKLFSQTGNIDTYLLFKELEREQQLSGDEQKSELEEVDQPIF; encoded by the coding sequence ATGCTTGAATTCACTTGGAAATTATTTAGCCAAACGGGCAATATCGACACATATCTTCTTTTTAAAGAGCTGGAAAGAGAGCAACAGCTTAGCGGCGATGAACAAAAATCGGAACTAGAGGAAGTTGATCAGCCTATTTTTTAA
- the recO gene encoding DNA repair protein RecO yields the protein MFEKCEAVVIRTIDYGETNKIVTFFTREWGKVAAMARGAKKPSSRLSAVTQPFTYGHYLIRRSRGVGVLHQGEIIDSMRTIREDIFTAAYASYIVELTDKITEEQKRNPYLFELLLQTLQYMNEGRDLEILTYIYEVKMLSVMGIPPTLDRCAICSRTEGNFSFSVREAGFLCHRCEAADPHRIPLSAAAVRLLRLFYYIDVSRLGTISVKEKTKRELRTVISSYYDEYSGLSLKTKRFLRQIDELKEISPPGQNAENRNKNSEKTSDH from the coding sequence TTGTTTGAAAAATGTGAAGCAGTGGTCATTCGTACCATTGATTATGGCGAAACAAATAAAATCGTTACTTTCTTCACGAGAGAATGGGGAAAGGTGGCTGCGATGGCACGCGGAGCGAAAAAGCCAAGCAGCCGCCTTTCTGCCGTTACACAACCGTTTACATACGGCCATTACTTAATCCGCAGAAGCCGCGGGGTTGGTGTGCTGCACCAAGGGGAGATCATCGATTCGATGCGCACCATCCGCGAAGATATTTTCACTGCAGCATATGCGTCCTATATTGTAGAGCTGACAGATAAAATTACCGAGGAACAAAAACGCAATCCATATTTATTTGAGCTGCTCCTGCAGACATTACAATATATGAACGAAGGGCGCGACTTAGAGATTCTTACTTACATTTATGAGGTGAAAATGTTATCGGTGATGGGGATTCCTCCGACATTAGATCGTTGTGCAATATGCAGCCGAACGGAGGGGAATTTTTCTTTTTCAGTGAGGGAAGCCGGGTTTCTTTGCCATCGTTGCGAGGCTGCCGATCCTCACCGCATCCCTCTTTCCGCTGCCGCTGTCCGACTGTTGCGTTTGTTTTATTACATCGATGTATCAAGGTTAGGAACTATTTCTGTAAAAGAAAAAACGAAGCGAGAACTCCGTACCGTTATTTCTTCCTATTATGACGAATATTCCGGATTATCGCTGAAAACGAAACGTTTTTTAAGGCAAATTGACGAATTAAAAGAGATAAGTCCACCTGGCCAAAACGCGGAAAACCGCAATAAAAACAGCGAAAAAACAAGCGATCATTAA
- a CDS encoding helix-turn-helix transcriptional regulator, which yields MELNKRQEQILQIVKDHGPITGESIAEKLNLTRATLRPDLAILTMAGYLEARPRVGYFYTGKTGSQLLADKIKKLKVADYQSIPVVVNENVSVYDAIVTMFLEDVGTLFVVDDESLLAGVLSRKDLLRASIGKQELTTIPVNIIMTRMPNIAVCYKDDPLIEVAERLIEKQIDAMPVVRKTEKGYEVIGRITKTNMTKAFVALAKDDLL from the coding sequence ATCGAACTGAATAAACGCCAAGAACAAATTTTGCAGATTGTGAAAGATCATGGCCCAATTACCGGCGAAAGCATTGCCGAGAAGTTGAATTTAACGAGGGCCACATTGCGTCCGGATTTGGCGATCTTAACAATGGCTGGCTATTTGGAGGCGCGGCCTCGGGTAGGCTATTTTTATACAGGAAAAACGGGATCGCAGCTGTTGGCCGATAAAATAAAAAAGCTAAAGGTTGCTGATTACCAGTCAATTCCAGTTGTTGTCAATGAAAATGTAAGCGTATATGATGCGATTGTGACGATGTTTCTCGAAGATGTCGGCACCTTGTTTGTCGTTGATGATGAATCGCTGTTAGCTGGTGTACTATCACGGAAAGATTTGCTACGTGCAAGCATCGGCAAACAGGAGTTAACAACAATTCCCGTCAATATCATTATGACGAGAATGCCGAATATAGCGGTTTGCTATAAAGATGATCCGCTTATTGAAGTAGCAGAACGGCTGATCGAAAAACAAATCGATGCGATGCCAGTCGTGCGGAAAACGGAGAAAGGCTACGAAGTTATCGGACGAATAACGAAAACCAATATGACAAAGGCGTTCGTTGCGCTAGCAAAAGACGATTTGTTATAG
- the era gene encoding GTPase Era, giving the protein MSREGYKSGFVAIVGRPNVGKSTFLNRVIGQKIAIMSDKPQTTRNKIQGVYTTEDAQIIFIDTPGVHKPKHKLGDFMMKVALNALREVDLILFMINVEEGFGRGDAFIIERLKEVNTPVFLVMNKIDKVHPDDLLPLIEQYKDLYPFAEIIPISALQGNNVENLVGQIKKYLPEGPQYYPPDQITDHPEQFIIAELIREKALHLTREEVPHSIAVVVERIERREDSDTVYVGAVIIVERDSQKGIIIGKQGRMLKEIGQRARMDIEALLGSKVFLELWVKVQKDWRNRLAQLRDFGFREEEY; this is encoded by the coding sequence ATGAGTAGGGAAGGATATAAATCAGGATTCGTAGCGATTGTTGGTAGACCAAACGTCGGAAAATCCACGTTTTTAAACCGTGTCATTGGCCAAAAAATCGCCATTATGAGCGATAAGCCGCAGACGACGCGCAATAAAATTCAAGGTGTTTATACGACCGAAGATGCACAAATTATTTTTATTGATACGCCAGGAGTGCATAAGCCAAAACATAAGCTTGGCGACTTTATGATGAAGGTGGCGCTGAACGCGTTAAGGGAAGTCGACCTTATTTTGTTTATGATTAACGTCGAAGAAGGATTTGGGCGCGGCGATGCATTTATTATTGAACGGCTGAAAGAGGTAAACACTCCGGTGTTTCTAGTCATGAATAAAATTGATAAAGTTCATCCGGATGATTTATTGCCGCTCATCGAGCAGTATAAAGATCTTTATCCATTTGCCGAGATCATTCCGATTTCCGCATTGCAAGGGAACAACGTGGAAAATTTAGTAGGACAAATTAAAAAATATTTGCCGGAAGGTCCACAATATTATCCGCCTGACCAAATTACCGATCATCCGGAACAGTTTATTATCGCGGAGTTGATTCGTGAGAAAGCGCTTCACTTAACGCGCGAGGAAGTTCCGCATTCTATTGCTGTCGTGGTGGAAAGGATTGAGCGGCGCGAGGATAGTGACACCGTTTATGTCGGTGCCGTCATTATCGTAGAACGCGATTCACAAAAAGGGATCATTATTGGAAAGCAAGGACGGATGCTAAAAGAAATTGGACAGCGGGCGCGCATGGATATTGAAGCTCTTCTTGGGTCAAAAGTGTTTTTGGAGCTATGGGTCAAAGTGCAAAAGGATTGGCGCAATCGCCTCGCCCAGCTGCGCGACTTCGGATTCCGGGAAGAGGAGTATTAA
- a CDS encoding cytidine deaminase, giving the protein MLKTNELIEEAKKAREYAYVPYSKFKVGAALLTKDGKVYRGCNIENAAYSMCNCAERTALFKAYSEGDTEFAALAVIADTPRPVPPCGACRQVISELCPSDMKVILANLNGDIMELTVNELLPQAFSAEDMHE; this is encoded by the coding sequence ATGTTGAAAACAAACGAACTTATCGAAGAAGCAAAAAAAGCACGAGAGTATGCCTATGTTCCTTATTCGAAATTTAAAGTTGGCGCCGCCTTATTAACCAAAGACGGAAAAGTGTACCGCGGCTGCAATATTGAAAATGCTGCCTACAGCATGTGCAATTGTGCGGAGCGAACGGCGCTTTTTAAAGCGTATTCGGAAGGGGACACGGAATTTGCCGCCCTTGCGGTGATTGCCGATACGCCCCGGCCGGTACCGCCGTGTGGCGCCTGCCGTCAAGTTATTTCTGAGCTATGCCCAAGCGATATGAAAGTAATCTTGGCAAATTTAAATGGCGATATAATGGAACTAACAGTGAACGAACTATTACCACAAGCTTTTTCAGCGGAGGATATGCATGAGTAG
- a CDS encoding pyruvate, water dikinase regulatory protein, with the protein MDQRLVYVVSDSGGETAELVVKAAASQFYSTHIQIKRVPYVEDKTTLAEVVALAKMNRGIIAFTLVVPEMRQFLMEEATREGVMAYDIIGPLIEQMSDLFQLTPRYEPGQVRVLDEDYFKKIEAIEFAVKYDDGRDPRGILRADIVLIGVSRTSKTPLSQYLAHKRLKVANVPIVPEVEPPEQLFQVPRKKCFGLKISPEKLLTIRRERLKSLGLNDQAIYANMDRIKEELAYFDEIVAKIGCDVIDVTNKAVEETASIIMKKRKL; encoded by the coding sequence ATGGATCAACGCCTTGTTTATGTTGTTTCCGATTCAGGAGGGGAAACAGCGGAACTTGTAGTGAAAGCGGCAGCAAGCCAGTTTTATAGCACTCATATTCAGATCAAACGCGTACCGTATGTAGAAGATAAAACGACGCTGGCCGAAGTGGTGGCGCTAGCGAAAATGAATCGAGGAATTATCGCCTTTACCCTCGTCGTTCCGGAGATGCGCCAGTTTCTTATGGAGGAAGCAACGCGCGAGGGAGTAATGGCGTATGATATTATCGGGCCGCTGATTGAACAAATGAGCGATCTGTTTCAATTGACACCAAGGTATGAGCCAGGACAAGTGCGTGTATTGGATGAGGATTATTTTAAGAAAATTGAAGCGATTGAATTTGCGGTAAAATATGATGACGGGCGCGATCCGCGGGGAATTTTGCGTGCTGACATCGTTTTAATCGGTGTATCGCGCACTTCAAAAACGCCACTATCGCAATATTTGGCCCATAAGCGGCTAAAGGTAGCCAACGTGCCGATCGTACCGGAAGTAGAGCCGCCGGAACAACTGTTTCAAGTGCCGCGCAAAAAATGTTTCGGCTTAAAAATCAGTCCGGAAAAGCTGCTGACGATTCGCCGCGAGCGTCTAAAATCGCTTGGATTAAATGATCAGGCTATTTATGCCAATATGGATCGCATTAAAGAAGAGCTTGCTTATTTCGATGAGATTGTCGCGAAAATCGGCTGCGATGTGATCGATGTGACGAATAAAGCGGTTGAAGAAACAGCAAGCATTATTATGAAGAAAAGAAAACTGTAG
- a CDS encoding diacylglycerol kinase family protein, protein MNWQKEKKRFASAWEGMKTAIKEEEHMRVHIALAVLAIAAAAVVGISKWEWLILLLTIGSVITLELVNTAVERVVNLVTTDFHPLAKAAKDIAAAAVLFAAIVAVIIGIIIFLPHMMDK, encoded by the coding sequence ATGAATTGGCAGAAGGAAAAAAAGCGGTTTGCTTCCGCATGGGAAGGAATGAAGACCGCAATTAAAGAAGAGGAGCATATGCGCGTTCATATCGCCCTAGCTGTTCTTGCCATTGCTGCGGCCGCTGTCGTCGGCATTTCTAAATGGGAATGGCTCATTCTTTTACTGACCATCGGAAGCGTGATTACGTTGGAGCTTGTCAACACGGCGGTCGAGCGCGTCGTCAATTTAGTAACAACCGACTTTCATCCGTTGGCCAAAGCCGCAAAAGATATTGCTGCGGCCGCTGTTTTGTTTGCCGCTATCGTCGCGGTGATCATTGGAATCATCATCTTTCTGCCACATATGATGGATAAGTAG
- the dnaG gene encoding DNA primase: MGYRIPEETIEEIRRSIDIVDVISDYVQLKKQGRNYFGLCPFHGEKTPSFSVSPEKQIFHCFGCGAGGNVFSFLMDIEGLTFIEAVKRLAAKANVDLSAFKLDDVDKHHRTDAGETKMMIEAHALLKKFYHHLLVNTKEGQKAFDYLQARGWTREMIDQFEIGYAPDSRDFAVKLLLGRGFSPSLMEKAGLIIRKENGDYIDRFRHRIMFPIHNHHGDAVGFSGRLLEEGQPKYLNSPETPIFHKGSILYNFHQARLHIRKHQEAVLLEGFADVISAVQAGVAHSVATMGTALTEEHARILRRNVDTVIICYDGDASGIEATFRAAKLLADAGCHVKVATIPDGLDPDEYIKKYGAVRFQRDIIDASSSLMTFKMMYFRKGKNLHNENDKIRYIEEVLREISKLPNPIEWDYYLRQLADEFSLSLSALQEQLNRYRDAVKEVKHSDHIDREAAPKPLLQKKLLPAFQNAERILLAHMLQNRDVAMVVQEKIAGRFNLEEHRAIAAYIYAFYEEGNEPNVSLLISRLPDDLKPLATELSLLLITDEISEQELNDYIRHVLNYPKWLMLKEKEQEKTEAERKKDFLTAARIAKEIIEMKKMLSSS, translated from the coding sequence ATGGGATACCGTATTCCCGAAGAAACGATTGAAGAGATTCGCCGCAGCATCGACATCGTCGATGTGATTAGCGATTATGTCCAGTTAAAAAAACAAGGGCGTAACTATTTTGGATTATGTCCATTTCATGGGGAAAAGACCCCATCGTTTTCGGTTTCTCCAGAAAAACAAATTTTTCATTGTTTCGGCTGCGGTGCGGGTGGAAATGTATTCTCGTTTTTAATGGACATAGAAGGCCTCACCTTTATTGAAGCGGTCAAACGTCTGGCCGCAAAGGCAAACGTGGATTTGTCTGCTTTCAAGCTGGACGACGTTGATAAACATCATCGCACCGACGCAGGCGAAACAAAAATGATGATCGAAGCGCATGCGCTTCTGAAAAAATTTTACCATCATTTGCTTGTCAATACAAAGGAAGGGCAGAAAGCTTTTGATTATTTACAAGCGCGTGGATGGACTAGGGAAATGATCGATCAGTTTGAAATCGGCTATGCACCCGATTCACGTGATTTCGCTGTCAAACTTTTACTAGGACGAGGTTTTTCGCCCAGCCTGATGGAGAAGGCAGGGTTGATCATCCGCAAAGAAAACGGCGACTATATCGATCGTTTTCGCCATCGCATCATGTTTCCCATTCATAATCATCATGGGGATGCTGTCGGTTTTTCAGGACGGCTGCTTGAGGAAGGTCAGCCGAAATACTTAAACAGCCCTGAAACACCAATTTTCCATAAAGGGAGCATTTTATACAATTTTCATCAAGCGCGGCTACATATTCGAAAGCATCAAGAAGCCGTTTTATTGGAAGGATTCGCTGATGTCATTTCTGCCGTACAGGCAGGCGTTGCCCATTCGGTAGCAACGATGGGCACGGCATTGACGGAAGAGCACGCGCGCATCCTTCGCCGTAATGTCGATACAGTTATTATTTGCTATGATGGCGATGCTTCGGGAATAGAAGCGACATTCCGCGCCGCAAAGCTGTTAGCGGATGCAGGATGTCATGTGAAAGTCGCAACAATTCCCGATGGCCTCGACCCAGATGAATATATAAAGAAATATGGCGCAGTGCGGTTTCAGCGTGATATCATTGACGCTAGCAGCTCGCTGATGACGTTTAAAATGATGTATTTCCGCAAGGGAAAAAACTTGCATAATGAAAATGATAAAATCCGTTATATTGAGGAAGTGCTTCGCGAAATCAGCAAGCTGCCGAATCCGATTGAGTGGGATTACTATTTACGGCAGTTGGCTGATGAGTTTTCCCTTTCACTGTCCGCCTTGCAGGAGCAGTTAAACCGCTATAGAGACGCAGTCAAGGAAGTCAAGCATTCTGATCATATAGACCGGGAAGCAGCACCAAAGCCGCTGCTGCAAAAAAAGCTTCTTCCTGCATTTCAAAATGCCGAGCGAATACTGCTTGCCCATATGCTGCAAAATCGCGATGTAGCGATGGTTGTTCAGGAAAAGATCGCAGGCAGGTTCAATCTCGAAGAGCACCGAGCGATTGCCGCTTATATTTACGCTTTTTACGAAGAAGGAAATGAACCGAATGTCAGCTTATTGATTTCGCGTCTTCCTGACGACTTGAAGCCGCTGGCAACCGAGTTGTCGTTATTACTGATCACAGACGAAATTTCCGAGCAGGAACTGAATGATTATATAAGACATGTGTTGAATTATCCAAAATGGTTAATGCTAAAAGAAAAAGAACAAGAAAAGACGGAAGCAGAGAGAAAAAAGGATTTTTTAACTGCTGCGCGCATTGCCAAAGAAATTATTGAGATGAAAAAGATGTTATCTTCTTCATAA
- a CDS encoding YaiI/YqxD family protein, whose amino-acid sequence MGPTVFVDADACPIKSEIFFLAAKYNIPSVFISSYNHFSPLQQMKWVYVDTEKEAVDLYILNHAMRGDVVVTQDVGLASILVSRGVHVISPRGKVYEEEEMENALHHRYLHTRMRRQGIYPKGMKRFSDQDRRRFRQNFEKILSKLKGK is encoded by the coding sequence GTGGGACCGACTGTTTTTGTAGATGCAGATGCTTGCCCGATAAAAAGTGAAATTTTCTTCCTTGCTGCGAAATATAATATACCAAGTGTGTTTATTTCTTCGTACAACCACTTTTCGCCGTTGCAGCAAATGAAGTGGGTATACGTTGATACAGAAAAGGAAGCGGTGGATTTGTATATTTTAAATCATGCGATGCGCGGGGATGTGGTGGTGACCCAGGACGTCGGATTGGCAAGCATACTGGTGAGCCGCGGTGTGCATGTCATTTCTCCGCGCGGAAAGGTGTATGAAGAGGAAGAGATGGAAAATGCCCTTCACCATCGCTATCTTCATACTAGAATGCGAAGGCAAGGGATATACCCGAAAGGAATGAAACGGTTTTCTGACCAGGATCGCCGCCGATTTCGGCAAAATTTCGAAAAAATTTTGTCGAAACTCAAAGGAAAATAG
- the ybeY gene encoding rRNA maturation RNase YbeY, translated as MILYIDFIDETNGVTEEQIKMIEQLLNYAAEIEDVPQGAEVSVSFVDNERIRAINRDYRGKDQPTDVISFALEEKGEGEIEIIGADVPPLLGDIIISIPKAKEQAEEYGHSFMRELGFLAVHGFLHLLGYDHQTEEDEKTMFSKQEEILKHFGLTR; from the coding sequence ATGATTCTTTACATCGATTTTATCGACGAAACAAACGGAGTCACCGAAGAACAAATAAAGATGATCGAACAGCTGTTAAACTATGCGGCGGAAATCGAGGACGTCCCTCAAGGGGCGGAAGTGAGCGTTTCCTTTGTCGACAATGAGCGAATCCGCGCCATCAACCGCGACTACCGTGGAAAAGATCAGCCAACGGATGTGATTTCTTTCGCGCTCGAGGAAAAGGGAGAAGGAGAAATTGAAATTATCGGTGCCGATGTTCCGCCATTGCTTGGCGATATTATTATTTCCATTCCAAAGGCAAAAGAACAGGCTGAAGAATACGGGCATTCATTCATGCGCGAGCTCGGTTTTTTAGCGGTGCACGGCTTTTTGCATCTGTTAGGTTATGATCATCAAACGGAGGAAGACGAGAAAACGATGTTTTCTAAGCAAGAAGAGATTTTAAAACACTTTGGATTGACGAGATAG